One Leishmania infantum JPCM5 genome chromosome 17 DNA window includes the following coding sequences:
- a CDS encoding bis(5'-nucleosyl)-tetraphosphatase,symmetrical-like protein: MCIPAALNPGPLGESASPSAEDGAVEDVCVFVGDLVNKGPDSYGVVRFLRDIGAIGVLGNHDAALLQLAEKLRADVPLTDKEASSSLYPLALQCPDDVFAFMVSVPHILCFHAYRLIVVHAGIDPSISLAAQSVEAVTRMRNLVKAKKYWRQPTDEATGQPAHVALSVSAAFATLERPRLGANWGVKWSELARNLQGSVAGEEASDGGRSDSSSDRSRDHSRSGASGTVDGADDSGKKKPKKADEDAPKWRRRIHRDYTDFTVVYGHDAKRRLQVYPYAYGLDSGCVYGGELTGLVWPSTLVSVPGWTDPSPPRKSKV, translated from the coding sequence ATGTGCATCCCGGCTGCTCTGAATCCAGGTCCGTTGGGAGAATCAGCCTCGCCATCAGCCGAGGATGGTGCTGTGGAGGATGTCTGCGTTTTCGTCGGTGACCTTGTGAACAAAGGCCCCGATTCGTACGGCGTCGTGCGGTTCCTGCGCGACATCGGTGCGATTGGCGTACTGGGGAATcacgacgcggcgctgctgcagctcgccgagAAGCTTCGGGCGGATGTTCCGCTGACGGACAAggaggcgagcagcagcctctACCCGCTGGCGTTGCAATGCCCCGACGACGTCTTTGCCTTCATGGTGTCTGTTCCCCACATTCTGTGTTTCCATGCCTATCGGCTCATCGTTGTCCATGCGGGCATCGATCCGTCGATCTCGCTTGCTGCCCAGAGCGTCGAGGCTGTAACGCGCATGCGTAACCTGGTAAAGGCCAAAAAGTACTGGAGGCAGCCGACCGATGAGGCCACGGGGCAGCCAGCGCACGTGGCCCTCTCTGTTTCTGCCGCCTTTGCGACACTGGAGCGGCCTAGACTCGGTGCAAATTGGGGCGTGAAGTGGTCGGAGCTGGCCCGCAATCTGCAAGGTTCTGTggccggcgaggaggcgagcgacggcggcagaagcgacagcagcagtgacCGAAGCCGCGACCACAGCCGTAGCGGTGCAAGTGGCACCGTCGATGGTGCAGACGACAGTGGGAAGAAGAAGCCAAAGAAGGCAGATGAGGATGCGCCGAAGTGGCGAAGGCGCATTCATCGAGACTACACCGATTTCACTGTCGTGTACGGCCACGACGCcaagcggcggctgcaggtGTATCCGTACGCCTACGGGCTCGATTCCGGTTGCGTCTACGGTGGCGAGCTGACGGGGCTGGTGTGGCCGAGCACGCTGGTGTCTGTGCCAGGGTGGACGGacccctcgccgccgcgcaagTCGAAGGTGTGA